The DNA segment ctgtgagctgctggagagcaactcacgcTCCCTGGCCCACCGCTCTGGTTCAGACAGGCCGGGGACTGGACCGagcccactcctcatcagtgataacacgcttcatttgcataaatacacaCCCCTCgaggtgggagtcatgagaaacacagacatggagaacatagggttgtccgagttggaggcagacttataactccgccccacggcgccgtctgcttcgtctggctccgtctgcctctggctttgccatcgtgaacacacctgttgtttactttcgctttgctctgtcgcgctgatgatgtcatcaacgtgggacaccatcagcatgGGAAAACACAGGCAGgcaggtctgcaggcagtgtgaaaggagtcAAAAGGCGATTGTTAGCGGGtggaaaacacgggtcgacccgctagttgcagtgggaacgGGGGATCAGAAAACTTTTGCCTTCACGCACGCAGCAATGTTTTGATAACATCAACTTCCACAAAAACGGCACAAacgctgaaaacactgcagtggtCATGGTATGCCACGAGTTGatgctgtttgcttttgtaatgaaacacacactgcagagaaccaTACACGCTGAACCAGGGGTGCCCAACCAGTGGAGTGTCACCAGGTAGGCCGCGAGGTGcagggggaaaacaaaaaaaaaaaaacaaagaagagagtAATCTGCGCACGAGCAAGCGTGTGCGCACGCACGTAGCGCTTCATGCACGAGACAAacaactgcccccccccccctccccccctgaGGGATTGGCAATTTGAAAAGTAGATCTTGGGTCAAAAAAGattggacacccctgctctaaacattaacaatgggagaacacacacagacagaccacCAAGCTGGCCTGCTGTTACAGTGACCGTGGTCGTTCGCccacaggaagctgctctcCGTCACCGCCATGCCACAGCCACAGCTAGGTGAATGTGAAATACTTAGAGTGCTGAAGACACCAAAGTATGATTATGAAAAACTCTAATAGGTCTGTTCAAATAAGTTCTGTgaaaaaatccatttatttcCATATGTTGTGTGAATAATGAAGCTCGCCGCACACTGAGACAGCGCTCCGGCTAACAGGAGACTGTGACGCTGTCGCCAGAACCTTCCAGCAAAGGAAGGCTGAGGAAGGATAACTACTTTTTTGCTGCCTGTCTTCAGTctaaaacaaaatgcttttgaaaaagcaaaacttgtGTCTATCCTTGGACTacaatacaaatacaaacaaaatctcaaaaaagtgcttttttgttgtaaacaaTTAGGACGGAACAGTCCTCAGGGCTGCAGGCTGCCACAATAAATGTCTGAGCTACAACATTTAGCCAAACAGGTGCATATTCTGTTTTAGGAATATCAACATACCAACATTTTCAGGGTAGCAGCTGAGACCTGTGAGGGCTCACGACATCTCCTGCTGTCGATAAAACCGGTTCGCTAGGAACTGAGGTGGCAGGAGCTACGACGCATGCTTTTGCTAGTGGCGCAGGAGTAATGTGTGACTTCTGTCACACTTCCTGTGTGAGTCTTCTCACCGCTCTCTCGTCGTTCACATGGGAAGCCAGAATAGCACCACACAACCCATTTATTTGACGAAGGAGCGATAGCCTAGCAGCTAATTCAACTTCGTCTTCCTACATATTGAAACAAGTGTTTTGCTACGGTAGGTGAGGAGGGTCAAAAATCATCAGTCTCGGTGGTGCACGGCGCCCTTTCACGTTTATTTCGTGCGtctttgaattttaatttgtcattttttgtaTTTCGTGGACTTTTGTTACACCCCGACTAACTACGTTTTAACTCTATTCAGCCATCAGAAGCTGGCACGCCGTCTCTCTGGAAACTGGAAATGTTTTTCATCGTACCATGGTGGAGGAGTGCAGGTCCCATCCCATAATGAAAAGAGTTCATGTGTTTCCCACCTTGGAGCCGTACAGGTCACACATGCTCATGTTGAGACGGGCAGACGTTCGGACGATGACCCCGGTGGTCTCGCACTGCAGCACACAGTTCTCCATGTCCAGCGCTCCCTCACCAACACCTgaggaacagaggaggacatggagaggCGAAACCTGCAGCCCCACGCGGCTCCCAGCTGGACGCCTGTCAGACAGCCACAGCCCAGGCAAACACCACTGCCTGACGCTGGCTGCAGCGCGCGCACGCGTGCATGCGCACGTGCGCAGAGTCCAtgtagaaaaagaaagaggtaTGCTCTGAGGtaccagctggagctgctggaggactctGGACCATCTCCTCATCAAGCTGCTGTAGGTGAAGACTTGATGTGTGTTACTTGTGTGGTCAGCCATACTTCAGACATTACTGCATGCTGATTGGTCCTTCATGCAGTGAtggagcttcacacacacacatctttattTCCATAGTTCTTTAGATTATTACGTGCcgtttcattattttttaaataaatctccAAGAACAGTGTTGTCAGGATTGCTTCATAAAAGTAATCCAACTACTGGTTACAACTTGAAAGTACTTTGTTTCACAAGTAATCCATTACTAATTCATAACAACTTTAGTTGGAAAAAAGTATTGGCTGCTCAGTGCTTTGAAATGGACTTTATTAAAGTGCAAATTGTGTGATaccatatatgacctctgacctctgaatgTGAACGAATGTTGAACGGGGCTACGAGGAGCGTGAGGGACATTTCCACCACGTCCACTACGATGTCCAGTCATAAGACGCTACCTGAGGATTTCCCTTCAGCCACGGTGTGCAGATGGCGGCGCCGCTTCGTGGCGGCGGTCATTTGCACGCCTCGGCCGAGCGAGTTGGTCAGTGTGAAGGGGGGTCAGAGATGGCTATGAGTTTTCCCAGCACAGCCCGAGGGACTCACACAGGATGCCTTCGATAGCGCCATGCTGGATGAACTTGATGTTGGAAATCTTGACAGCTGCTCCTGTGGACTCCAGAAACGAATCCCCTGTGTTTCTCTTCTCAATCACCACTTCATCAGGAAAGCCGAAGCCTGGCACAAAGGAGACGGCACAGCCCTCAGTCAGTGGTGAATTACTGAACCCACCTGGTCCCACGGGACAACGTGAATCCAGTGAAATCAacccaaacacagacacagtgtgtgttttaccaCAGTGAAGAACAGTGAAGAGGTAAAACATGGCTGCTGTCTCAGCACCACATAACAGCTCAAACATAATCCGTACGAATGAAATCATCTCTGTCGGTCCTACGCTCTGAAATGAACTGTGACTTGAGAATGTGAACACCTGACAACTCATTAGAGGATGAAAGTGACGGAGGAAGAGACTGTACCCTCTATGGTGATGGAGTCTGGAATGTAGATGGAGTTACTGACACTGTAAACTCCTGGGAGCACCACCACCACATCGCCTTCGTAACACGAGTCCACTGCCGACGCCGGCTCTCTGTGGAactaaacacaaaacacagccaaGCTTCTAAGACTTCCTGCAGTCTGGCACCAACTACAGGTCACAGCACACAACAGCAGTTAGAAACACAGACCAGTCAAAACTGATTTAGAATGGGTTTTTAAATCTTGTAACTGTGACAGTTATGCAGATAAATGTGAGCATCTCTGCTATAACTGAATAAAGAGACGGAGCAGGACGCGATCCAGACCTGGATCTCAGTGTCGTCAGCGGAGCACAGGGGGGTCAGTCTGGTGTTGAGGAGAGACTggagctggctgctgctgcaggacgctgAGACCACGTGAACCACCTTCTTACTGGACTCTCTGGGCCCGCGGGTCACAACACTCTGACTCCTCACGTTGCCTTTGTAGGCCAGCACATACCTCAACAGAGGAAAGAAGTGAAAAGATCCAGTTATTAGAGACCTGCAGAAAATTCACCTCTCAACAGGCATAACCTGCTCCAACACACTGACcgtctgcagtctgcagagaaCACACTGCGGCACAGCAGGAGCCAGGCTGCAGCCACCAGGGATGTGGAGATTAATCGATATCGATCGTGATCGAGATACATACGTGCGAGATACGAGTGTATCGATTCATTCAGTGTGTATCGATGCGATGATATCATGATATCATGATGCATCGTTCGCTGTGTGCCTAATCGGTAATCTTCAAAGTTGCATCGGTTTTTACACGTTGTACTGCcttctgtcttgtttttccaaGGCGTCTTGAATGCACCATCATTCCCGAAGACGGACGGAAGCCATATGCGcatgcgctcacacacacacacacatacactgtgCTACAAGTTACAACAACATGGCGGAGTGCAGCAGCGgcaccttttttgtgtctgtgcgtccagtggctggctaacagctgttagcatcgtagttagcttagctcaactaccgcaggtgaagaggagacagagccagactgagaaagtggacaaaatcctccttccagtggtccaggggacggcgtgttagcacgcCAAGtgaatccgaatggttataaaatattttaaaagacgtgttttttttttcaatccgttaaaatgatgttttgatacacagacctgagcatgcgcagtgctccacagAGGGATATACCGGcacacagcagtagcagcatagactcagccgctgtgctccggtatatccttccgcggagccagccactggacgcacagacacaaaaaaggtatttatgagcttatctcactttgtaaatgatcagGAATGATCAGGTTTGTTGGAGCCAGGACTTCtgtcccgctgactccacccggttctcttattctatgcttggtataaagaatgccaaaacaactgacttcagattattaccatttatttaagtatagccaaatgtaatgttcagcgctggaccttacagggaaagatacaaagtatttcgccccgaaaggatcctgattgttgatgaatcagagtttttattccatgttcttctgggctgggccccgacagagaggctggactttgttcgcaattggacaatttggtattgatgtcagctgccaaccaagagctgacatccttatccggtatgttttggaacactagtgagtgtgtgttggtttctccggaacgtgtgggtatgtttacaccttagcagagcatcttataaccttggtgtacttctttcaggaaaggcctaatatacagttaatacaattattccatagtagtagtgccaattaaagtatatccctaacaggTTTGGGATTCAAACCTCAGATTCCAGGAGCACTTCTCTAACCTATCTGGGCCATTGCCCACTCTATGCTGTTTCttcactttctgtgtgtgtgtgtgtgtgtgtgtgtgtgtgtgtgtgtgtgtgtgtgtgtgtgtgtgtgtgtgtgtgtgtgtgtgtgtgtgtgttgtcatgaAGTCCATGCAGCAGTCGTACCTCAACAGGGGACTCTCGATGATGTGAAGCTTTCGCTTGAAGGTGTCCAACTGATCGCAGAGCTTCAAACCCTCCACCATGGACACGTTGTCCAGCTCAGAGTCCGAGTCCGGACTCAGAGAGTTCCGCAGCACGCTGAACTGCTGGAAGCAgtggctgcagctctccagtAAGGACTGGTACTCCTCAACCAGGCCAGCCGGGACTCTGTCCTCCAAGATGTCGTAACATCTGAAAGAATACAAACTTGAAAAAAAGACTGAGCACCACAGTGTTCCCCTGACAGGGTGTACTCACAGTCTGAGACGGGGTTCCACACAGCGCACAAAGTAGTCAAagtcatcatcttcatcttcctcatccCACTCTCTCCAGATGTGTTTGTAGAAAAATCTGCGCGTACAAAAGAGATGAAATCAAGCTCTTTGGTTTTATGAAGAAAGAGCGATATAGATGAGCGGACCTTCACCTGAGGTGCTCAAGAGCTAGAGCAGTCTGGTCCAATTCCCCGGACTCCTCGTACACCACGTGCAGCTCCTGTAGTGTAACTTTGTGCTGAGTGACTTCCAGAAGAGATCTGAGAGTGTCCTTGGTGAGTTCACAGCCTCGGATGTCACACTGCATCGGCAGCACCAGCTTCACACACGCCTTCAGGTCCCTCAGGTCCACGTCCCGCACCTGAAACCAGCACCGCCAACAAGTCCAGTTTCACTGTTCACCATTACACAAActtgttttgctgtgtttaaCTTCCAACCCTCCTGAGAGGACCAATAAATGTCACTACGTCTAAATATGTAAAATCATATAAAAGTAGTTACAGAACAATGAACtacatgttgtttttcattttaaatgcacTGGTGATGAGTGTTACTGggcttaatgtgtgtgtgtgtgtgtgtgtgtgtgtgtgtgtgtgtgtgtgtgagagctccTTTCACTGACTTTACTGTTGCTACATAGTCAGTAAATTTCTGAAACTGGAAACTGAACTCAGAAACAGTTTATGAAACTCCTAAAATAATCAAGGTTTAAgcaaagttaagaaaaaaagcttcaccTCCACAAGAACATCAAATACATCAGTGGACCACACagccaaccaatcagagagcaccACCACCTTCTCCAGGTAGTCTGCTATGAAGGCCCGCACCTCCGAGGGCTTACAGTCTCCTGAAGAGGGAAACGAGCATGAAAACAGCTAAACAGATGAGAGGGATGGCCGAAATCACTGGAGGGATGCCGTGTGACGCTGGTTACCAAGCATATAGTCCTGGTATGCCTTAAACCTCTCGTAGAACAGGAGGCGGCTGGTCTGGAACGTGTCCGGTAGACCTGAGCCCCCTCCAGGCCATTCACACCTCTGCAGCTGGCTCCCTGAATGCTCAGCTTCAAACAGGTTTGTGCCGCTGTCGTGGTCAGAGCAGCTGTCGTCTTCATGGGCTTTCTCATCCTCTCCATGCAGACTCTGACCTGTTGGGAAAACACGTTTCAATGCTGAGAAAGCCAGAGTCCTACTGTGCCGGTGAAGGCACCGGAAGGCTAAATAAAGAATGCACTTGACTGTTTGACATGTATTTTGGATGGAAATGTCTTAAGTGCTGCTAGATAAGAATTCAAATGGCATTGTTGAGTTTATGTGTGTGGCAGGAGTGGGGACCAAAGTGACCAACAAGAGATCAGAAATGCAACAATGAAGCTGACTCCTATGTGCCTCAGCTGTCGTTTTACTGTGCAAATCTTCAATGTGGTTTCCTCATTGCTGCCATCAAAAGCACACCCTGGGTGGAGTCTGTTCAATGTGGCAGGGGCTCTTCACGTTATTTTATCAGGAAATATCAGCTTGTTGGAAAGGGATTTGGTTAactaaacttaactaaactaaactaaactaaattaaactaaaccaaactagactaaactaaactatctaaactatactaactaaatactagtttaaatactaaactatccacaaagctgccccaggagctagaatgctgtgggaagtacggtgcactgagccctgtcctctaatgtctgaatgttcttccctttagtcccttcattgcttttcccctgctgtccccccctttgagggggagtcttctccagtttcagttgctgactccactattacgagggcctacgaacaagctccggtcggaccgggaggacactcctgtcggtcctgcccgcggactggcttcggttctactgctggaccgtccaacggactgtcctcaacatagtcctaggctttacttcttattgtctcatgctagctgttgccaaagctgtccgtccctgggagagggatccctccatactgtggttctccccaagatctcttcttttcccactgggtttctggagttttttcttgccggatgtgagggtgtaaggcggtggttgcttcgttttgtctcgttactgtgaatttgacatattaacgttatgcttattcactgtttttatttttaccaaccaatgtaacatcttgaagcctctgaggcagctgttgttgtgatactgggctatacaaaaatacattgattgactgattgattgaacatatcaccatgtcttgccgctaacactcttcttctaacaacatgcagagagcctgcagcgcccttcttcttctgtggtgtctgtgtaaaataaggttgaacatgcaaacagcacacctagtggcatgaagtgcaattgcagtcatggcgtcgcctgtggccgtggtctgaatgggGATCTcctggggttattccaaatgtttcagaaaccagaataattatcttaacacgaatattgactgcacgtaaacgcaGACAGTGTCGTCTTTTTAGGCCACTGCACcgtacgagcaacattctaagaggagaaaaaaagatcaCATGCATTattacttttgtctattttttttgtattattgtattgttacattttaagtctaatctgtccaatcttgattatttaaattttgtacatttgatgcaagcattaatgatggcagcagcatatttatcatcataacttgaaaataatgtttccattctaaagcaccttcattatctccaggcggtttctttagttttttaatcttttatagcaacgaaaatcctcagggctgtaaactgtcacactttaactaacgatcgttcagttcttctcttttactgaaaaaaaaacaaaacggtgcatcgcaagattttattatcttggtgctagatttttttcccccatttactgcactgttcagtgagattgttgttatatttttctatgtttatattagttaatttgcattgctatttgcttggtttgttaataaaatgtttaactatTCTATAGGCTCTATgtacaactcaaccacttcctgaacttcaggattttccttgtttcctgtctttcgtgataggatgagctgattatacaggtgtgtctgaagttgttacagaggtcagacacacctgcattaatcagctcgtcctgtcatgaaagacaggaaacaagggaAATCCTGAAGTTCAgtaagtggtgaagttgtgcatagagtccatagttctagttttcagtgcagatgctttaaaactggtttagaaacaaaataacatattgtgattataatcgagattgaattatatggaaaaaaaaatcgtgatcattttttttaccATATCGCACAGCCCTAGGTGGGAGCCAACTCGTGTGGATCTTTACCACTAATAAACCGTAGCTTCTCAAAATATCGGGATTTCTCTTGTAACCCAAGGCCTTCCTGGGATTCCTGTGCTTCTTCAGTCCGTTTTGACGAGCTTTCGACACGGCTGAACGCACTCAAATTGTTCCATAACACACAATTGCGACTACTGTCAGTATGATTGTTCACACTGAGTgtctccaatatggcggcgcagCGAGGGTACCGCCCAAGTCGTGACGTCGGTGAAAACTCTCTATACAAGCTTATCATCGGTAGAACGGCCTGGTCCAGATTTGAGAGGTCTAGGTCGAGTGGTTTTCAGTCTGGGCCTGATTCAACGTGGTCCAGAGGTGGAAAATATGGTCAAACAAGcactttttccatttccacaAATCAGAAAAAAGCACTTTAATAAAACTTTAACATCTTTGGAAAAACTGAGTCCAGATTTGAGAAGCATGGATCCAGTGGTTTTTGATTTGGACCTGGTCCATAGTGGTCCAGGTGTTATAAACACAGTCACATGtgatgtttttccattttcacaaatcCAATAAGTTTGACAAATCATCACAAACAGTGTTTTGATTAAACTCAGCATCTGTAAAATAACCTGGTCCAGATCCGAGTAGTCTCCGTCCAGAGGTTTTCGATCTGGACCTCCTTCAATGTGTTATAGTGATATAGATTACTGTAAAAattctctttctctttgtcaCAAATATATTTTAGGCTGCACATTTCAATATTAGTTTTCTGGCAACGGTTTCGTCTCAATCAAAATGTTAAACGCGGTTCTacttaaaaacacaaagaacgGAGAACAGTCAGCCGCTCCAACTGGGAAACTTTCCCTGAACGTCTCCCTGAAATGCCGGACGCCACCTTCAGCCTCGGTTCTGACAGAGCCGGAGGAGAGGGGGGCAGCGGGGACAACACATCAGGGCGACAGCCTGGAGTTAAACCGAGATCGGTGCGCATCTCACCTGGAACGGATGGATCCAGATCAGCCTGGTTCGACGCGTTCGGCTCCAGCTCACCTTGAAAGGCGCGATCCGGATCGTCCGGGTTCGACATACCGCTTCCAGTGAACGACCTTCGACCTTTTTCGACAAGGACAGAGGATATCTGAAGGCTCAGAGCGCCGGACACTCCACAATTTGGTCGTTTTCAGCTCGATACGCCGTCAACTCCTCCGGGCGCccagtcacttcaaaataaacgGTTCACACAGTGGCAGCCAATCAGACGGGCGGAGCAGCGCAAGCCCCGCCTCTTCCCTTGATTTAAGCCaatggaaaaacagaagaagcaaCGAGCATGCGCTTTAAGGAACAGAACATTGAACATAGAACGAAGAACATAGATACACACGAGTAGAACGCGTGTGCGCAAACACCGCATTgcatcatatcatatcatatcagaTCATATATGTTGCACAttgaaaatgtgctgaaacAAGTAATGGTAACATAGGAAAGATGATGCAGGCTTTTATCCCTTTAAATATTATCCTCTGAGAATTCATACTTCCATCAGACTTTTAAAAAGGTcaattttttgagaaaattgtcAGAATAATTTCATATTTACACTTAAATGAGAAATTGTAATTTGCAGATATATTCATCAACACAGTAAAATCTACACCTGCATCAAAAAGtaatgactgaaacaaaacaaagcaggagaGCAGTTAGGCAAATGTTCTCTTTCCTGTGGACCTTGAAAGCAGCATTGCACATGACGTCAGGCACACAGGTGAGAGGGCACACCTGAGCATGCACATACATGCACACCCTGAAGCTCACCTGCGGCATGCGGAAGTTTTCCTGGTGCACAGTTCAGGTAGTCGCATTGTTTCTGATGGAGTGCCTTTAACATTAATGTCCGAAGATTTCTCTGATTGATCTCATCTCAGCATGGACTCCATGGCCGAGGAGGTAAGCATTCTCTCTTTAACACCATTCTCTTCCCAGCAGGACACATAGCTCACCGTGTAGTGGTGAAACAATTATCTATGTTATCTGACAAGACGCATGAACTCCACCACATTTCAAAACCACTTTCATCTCATCTTTTAGTCTGAACACTCACAAAAccacatttattttcatccaCCACCAATGCCTGCttgtaaaacacacagtcagtggTTGGGTTTATAAAATTCAGCAAAGAATGTTGTGATAATCACATCAATGGTCTCTAGTCTCATTTGCTGATCACCTAATTTACCGCATATCAGATGAAGGGTGAGTCTGTGGATCACCCAGCTGCTATGAGGTTTTTAATGGCAATTTTGAAAAACAGCATTCCAGGTGGCAAAGAAAGCACTTTTATAGACATTTATGAGAACATAGATAGAAATATTTGCAGTCTTCTCCCTATTCCTCACACTTTTTGCAGAAAATTTGATTGTaaatttctgtggaaaaaagtATGAATTTTGCTGAGGGAACTAGTTCAAAGTTTAATTAAATCATGGTCTTGAATAAGAGCTTCAGATAGAATAAGAAGGTAAAATTAAAGCTACTATTTTCATCTTACAAAGTTCTTATTGCATTCACTATCAGAGTGGTATTTTTTAACAATTCAATTAGTTTATAATGGAATTTTACAGTAGAAATTTACTTAAAATGCTCTGCATGAATCAAAATTCGTTCAAAcaatacgaggggggacccaaaagtttccggactgattctattaataaaaaatacaatgaatttccgactttggccgctagatgtcgctacaggataacctcatgcataactgtgccaggtttggtcttcccccgtgatgcggtcagctgacagtcactgtttgtgttgacagagtgacaccccgctctgcgatttttcaagatggcggatatcctcggatatgcgctctgtcaaaacattttgttttttattgggaaaacagcggcagaaacactcaccatgttgcagacattctttaagaaggattcttagggtgtctgagtggtttgggccctttaagagtaatcagattacatcaggaagaccaggcacgcagaggacaacaatccacttccagaacagaggaaaacgtcacaaaaactgaagaagacgtcctggtagatccacgcaggacttttgatgacattgcagaactgatgggagtattgcagagatccagactgatcatcctcaggcggttattagaagcagtgagacgaaggcacccggaaatggcctcatcataacagacagcagaccacaggacgccccgttacgcacagaaatagcaccagaTGTTGTGCctaaagcatatttttttactaaaaccgtgaccagccagcctccccaccgccatattcccctgatctggccccgggtgacggctttttgttgtcaaagatgaaactggagcggcagcggaaaggtaagacaggcatacaggcgggggagggggaatCGAAGTTCTGTCTTATCGgtacagttacgcacggtcatggcgactcttctgaacagtgaaaatctcgggtgcagcgttgtattcaagccaaaggagagtattttgaaggtgacagtttcaaataatttcgaagattaaaaaataaaaagttataaccacagtctgggaacttttgggtcccccctcgtataatAAAAAATATCATAAAAGTCCATAGTGGTTCATTTAGTAGTCAGTTCCGTCTATAGTGGGTTCATTCAGTGGTCGATGTTTCTGCACATTGGTTGCAGTGAAGACAAGGAACATTTAAAAGAGTGAAATGGAAGAGCCAGTGGTGACAGTGGAATCAccaatcaaagaaaaatgagTGAAGGCAGTTAAGGCCCCTACAtcctccacaagaacaagaacaaagttcggcaGGATGACGTCATCAAGCTGCCGAAGAAAGTTCGGCTGC comes from the Salarias fasciatus chromosome 1, fSalaFa1.1, whole genome shotgun sequence genome and includes:
- the shcbp1 gene encoding SHC SH2 domain-binding protein 1 isoform X1, which gives rise to MSNPDDPDRAFQGELEPNASNQADLDPSVPGQSLHGEDEKAHEDDSCSDHDSGTNLFEAEHSGSQLQRCEWPGGGSGLPDTFQTSRLLFYERFKAYQDYMLGDCKPSEVRAFIADYLEKVVVLSDWLAVWSTDVFDVLVEVRDVDLRDLKACVKLVLPMQCDIRGCELTKDTLRSLLEVTQHKVTLQELHVVYEESGELDQTALALEHLRFFYKHIWREWDEEDEDDDFDYFVRCVEPRLRLCYDILEDRVPAGLVEEYQSLLESCSHCFQQFSVLRNSLSPDSDSELDNVSMVEGLKLCDQLDTFKRKLHIIESPLLRYVLAYKGNVRSQSVVTRGPRESSKKVVHVVSASCSSSQLQSLLNTRLTPLCSADDTEIQFHREPASAVDSCYEGDVVVVLPGVYSVSNSIYIPDSITIEGFGFPDEVVIEKRNTGDSFLESTGAAVKISNIKFIQHGAIEGILCVGEGALDMENCVLQCETTGVIVRTSARLNMSMCDLYGSKGAGLEIYPGSICCLVSNGIHHCKDGILIKDFADEMEVMPSITMENNVIHNNEGYGVHLVKPKCAEDPAGLPAEEKQQGDFPSMPSPPTSSTSETAEPETAPPSTRKWHLGRQLSRNKDISCIWTTQDLKDHPIFVSIQGNLFKRNGLGDFGTFYY
- the shcbp1 gene encoding SHC SH2 domain-binding protein 1 isoform X2 — its product is MSNPDDPDRAFQGELEPNASNQADLDPSVPGQSLHGEDEKAHEDDSCSDHDSGTNLFEAEHSGSQLQRCEWPGGGSGLPDTFQTSRLLFYERFKAYQDYMLDCKPSEVRAFIADYLEKVVVLSDWLAVWSTDVFDVLVEVRDVDLRDLKACVKLVLPMQCDIRGCELTKDTLRSLLEVTQHKVTLQELHVVYEESGELDQTALALEHLRFFYKHIWREWDEEDEDDDFDYFVRCVEPRLRLCYDILEDRVPAGLVEEYQSLLESCSHCFQQFSVLRNSLSPDSDSELDNVSMVEGLKLCDQLDTFKRKLHIIESPLLRYVLAYKGNVRSQSVVTRGPRESSKKVVHVVSASCSSSQLQSLLNTRLTPLCSADDTEIQFHREPASAVDSCYEGDVVVVLPGVYSVSNSIYIPDSITIEGFGFPDEVVIEKRNTGDSFLESTGAAVKISNIKFIQHGAIEGILCVGEGALDMENCVLQCETTGVIVRTSARLNMSMCDLYGSKGAGLEIYPGSICCLVSNGIHHCKDGILIKDFADEMEVMPSITMENNVIHNNEGYGVHLVKPKCAEDPAGLPAEEKQQGDFPSMPSPPTSSTSETAEPETAPPSTRKWHLGRQLSRNKDISCIWTTQDLKDHPIFVSIQGNLFKRNGLGDFGTFYY